Proteins co-encoded in one Terriglobia bacterium genomic window:
- a CDS encoding S9 family peptidase: MIRRIFLAITLFCLALPLLAQTKRPFTFEDMMKLKRIGDFTVSPDSKWVTFSAVDVNLDANTRKSHLWIVPVAGGESRRLTAEGSSQTEDRLRFAPDAKRVLYTIVRDGHSQIWTQDFDPEQGALVGAPHEVTNISTDADGAIWSPDGKSILFVSAVYPDCRDDACNKQRDEAAEKSKVKAKIFTHLLYRHWTAYSNGKRSHLFLVEADCDAEGGNTACAGRDLTPGDHDVPPFSLGGQDQYQFSPDGKEIAYTSNLDEVEATSTNSDVFTLSLTDPNAKPKNLTAENKGSDSTPMYSPDGKWLAIRSQFRAGYESDRFRLRLIDRATGKITNLTENWDRWVDSMGWAADSKALLVTAGNEGEAPIYVVSITAPLNRKLASGETLVPQALVPHGTNDSPMAVSGIQSNAPLASTTDPNKGIVVFARNSVAFPTELFVLDLKRWESAASAWDCPTGKAPCPEIPQAQQLTHLNDAVLSGISMQPVESFWFTGSEKAKVQGFIVKPPNFDASKKYPVKFLIHGGPQGAWGDDWSFRWNPNLFAADGYVIVMINPRGSTGYGQKFIDDINGDWGGRAYQDLMLGLDYAEKTYPFIDKNRECALGASYGGYMANWILGHTTRFKCIVSHDGMFNSESAWGTTEELWFNEWEFKGTPWTNRELYRKWSPHLFAANFKTPTLVVHSQLDYRLDVSEGFQLFTTLQRLGVPSKMLYFPDEGHWVLKPQNSQLWWKTVGDWVDQWTKK, translated from the coding sequence ATGATTCGCCGCATATTCTTAGCGATTACGCTTTTTTGTTTAGCTCTTCCACTTTTGGCCCAGACGAAGCGCCCCTTCACCTTCGAAGACATGATGAAGCTGAAGCGTATCGGCGACTTCACCGTCTCGCCCGACAGCAAGTGGGTCACCTTCAGCGCCGTCGATGTCAACCTCGATGCGAATACCCGAAAGTCCCATCTCTGGATCGTTCCCGTGGCCGGAGGCGAATCGCGCCGGTTGACGGCGGAGGGCAGCAGCCAGACGGAAGATCGGCTGCGCTTTGCGCCTGACGCAAAACGCGTGCTATACACCATCGTTCGCGACGGCCATTCGCAGATCTGGACGCAGGACTTTGATCCCGAGCAGGGAGCGCTGGTCGGCGCGCCGCATGAAGTAACGAACATTTCGACTGACGCCGACGGTGCGATCTGGTCCCCCGACGGCAAGTCGATCCTGTTCGTCTCTGCCGTCTATCCCGATTGCCGGGACGACGCCTGTAATAAGCAGCGCGACGAGGCCGCCGAAAAGAGCAAGGTCAAAGCGAAGATATTCACCCACCTGCTCTACCGTCACTGGACCGCCTACAGCAACGGCAAGCGCTCGCACTTGTTTCTCGTTGAAGCCGACTGCGACGCCGAAGGCGGCAATACCGCCTGCGCCGGACGCGACCTCACTCCTGGCGACCACGACGTGCCACCGTTCTCACTCGGCGGGCAGGACCAGTACCAGTTCTCGCCCGACGGCAAGGAGATCGCCTACACCAGCAACCTCGATGAGGTCGAAGCCACCTCAACCAACAGCGACGTCTTCACCCTCTCGCTGACCGACCCCAACGCTAAGCCCAAAAACCTGACCGCCGAAAACAAGGGCTCCGACTCGACCCCGATGTACTCGCCCGATGGCAAATGGCTCGCCATCCGCTCGCAGTTCCGGGCGGGATACGAGAGCGACCGGTTCCGGTTGAGACTGATCGATCGGGCGACCGGGAAGATCACGAACCTGACCGAGAATTGGGATCGCTGGGTCGATTCGATGGGGTGGGCCGCAGATTCGAAAGCACTGCTGGTAACAGCTGGGAACGAGGGCGAGGCTCCGATTTATGTCGTTTCGATTACAGCTCCGCTAAATCGGAAGCTGGCTTCGGGGGAGACACTTGTTCCGCAGGCATTAGTTCCGCACGGCACCAACGACTCTCCTATGGCAGTTTCGGGGATTCAATCAAACGCGCCCCTTGCGAGCACAACAGATCCGAACAAGGGCATTGTTGTTTTCGCTCGCAACTCGGTTGCGTTTCCGACAGAGCTTTTCGTCCTCGATTTGAAAAGGTGGGAGAGTGCAGCTTCCGCTTGGGATTGCCCCACCGGTAAGGCTCCCTGTCCGGAGATCCCGCAAGCTCAACAGCTGACGCACCTGAACGATGCAGTTCTGTCAGGGATCTCCATGCAGCCCGTAGAGTCCTTCTGGTTCACCGGTTCCGAGAAAGCCAAAGTCCAAGGCTTTATCGTAAAGCCGCCGAACTTCGACGCCTCGAAGAAGTATCCCGTGAAGTTCCTCATCCACGGTGGCCCGCAAGGCGCATGGGGAGACGACTGGTCCTTCCGCTGGAACCCGAACCTGTTCGCCGCCGACGGCTACGTCATCGTGATGATCAATCCGCGCGGCTCGACCGGCTACGGGCAGAAGTTCATCGACGACATCAATGGCGATTGGGGCGGACGCGCCTACCAGGACCTGATGCTCGGCCTCGACTACGCCGAGAAGACGTATCCGTTCATCGACAAGAATCGCGAGTGCGCCCTGGGCGCCAGCTACGGCGGCTACATGGCCAACTGGATCCTCGGACACACCACGCGCTTCAAGTGCATCGTCTCGCACGACGGCATGTTCAACTCCGAGTCCGCTTGGGGCACCACCGAAGAGTTATGGTTCAACGAGTGGGAGTTCAAGGGCACGCCGTGGACGAACCGCGAACTCTATCGCAAGTGGTCGCCACACCTCTTTGCCGCTAATTTCAAGACGCCGACGCTGGTCGTCCACAGCCAGCTCGACTACCGCCTTGACGTCAGCGAAGGCTTCCAACTCTTCACCACGCTCCAGCGCCTCGGCGTCCCGTCGAAAATGCTCTACTTCCCGGATGAGGGTCACTGGGTGCTAAAGCCGCAAAACTCCCAGCTCTGGTGGAAGACGGTCGGTGACTGGGTGGATCAGTGGACCAAGAAGTAA
- a CDS encoding glycosyltransferase, producing MIQPSASMNILFVSYPMLPVSDASCGGAEQMLWTLEREMARRGYRTAVAACEGSQVSGDLIATGEAPTAVDEFDARAKQHSQSVIRAIEEQEFDVVHDESGFFWQHAGTLDLPVLATLHLPRTFYDQKLFQSLPENVSFNCVSRSQARTFDDFPQMFGVVPNGIALERFRFEPNKSDYVFWLGRICPEKAPHLAIDAAERAGVRLVMAGQVYPFSWHQEYFEREVRPRLERAQGRIRWIEKPSFAEKMELLAEARALLLPTLAPETSSLVVMEAMACGTPVIAFPNGALLEIVRNNVSGYLVTDVSQMAHAIGDLDRLWPEDARAVAEENFSARTMANGYEALYERIMLEFHEQRRLAA from the coding sequence ATGATTCAGCCGAGTGCTTCGATGAACATTCTTTTCGTTTCCTATCCCATGTTGCCGGTGAGCGACGCCAGTTGCGGCGGCGCTGAACAGATGCTGTGGACTCTGGAGCGCGAGATGGCGCGTCGCGGATATCGCACCGCGGTTGCCGCCTGCGAAGGTTCGCAGGTTTCCGGCGACTTGATCGCGACGGGAGAGGCGCCGACTGCTGTCGATGAATTTGACGCGCGAGCTAAACAGCATTCGCAGTCTGTGATTCGCGCCATCGAAGAGCAGGAATTCGATGTCGTGCACGACGAAAGCGGCTTCTTCTGGCAACACGCTGGAACGCTCGATCTGCCGGTGCTCGCGACTCTGCATCTGCCGCGAACCTTCTATGACCAGAAGTTGTTTCAATCTCTTCCGGAGAACGTCTCTTTTAATTGCGTCTCCCGTTCTCAGGCTCGAACATTCGACGACTTCCCGCAGATGTTCGGTGTCGTTCCCAACGGGATCGCCCTGGAGCGCTTTCGTTTTGAGCCGAACAAGAGCGATTACGTTTTCTGGCTTGGGAGAATTTGTCCGGAGAAAGCTCCGCATCTCGCAATCGATGCTGCGGAACGCGCCGGTGTTCGGCTCGTCATGGCTGGGCAGGTGTATCCGTTCTCCTGGCATCAGGAGTACTTCGAACGCGAGGTGCGGCCGCGACTGGAACGCGCCCAGGGCCGCATACGATGGATCGAGAAGCCCAGTTTCGCGGAGAAAATGGAGTTGCTCGCGGAGGCCCGTGCGTTGCTCCTGCCAACGCTCGCTCCGGAAACCAGTTCGCTCGTCGTCATGGAGGCGATGGCATGCGGGACTCCGGTGATCGCCTTCCCCAATGGCGCGCTGCTGGAGATTGTGCGCAACAACGTCAGCGGATATCTCGTCACAGACGTTTCTCAGATGGCCCATGCGATCGGCGACCTCGATCGCTTATGGCCGGAAGACGCGCGAGCGGTTGCTGAGGAGAACTTCTCGGCGCGAACAATGGCAAATGGATACGAAGCTCTCTACGAGCGGATCATGTTGGAATTTCACGAGCAACGTCGGCTAGCGGCATAG
- a CDS encoding PIG-L family deacetylase, protein METLLGRTLVLVAHPDDECITCGGLLQRMRDPVVVYATDGAPQDPYFWQKYGSREAYSRMRQEECRHALAQVGVREIVFLANLEPRLVDQELFQNLAAAYELLAHEARQLQPQAILTMAYEGGHPDHDSCSLLAHELGKHLAIPVWEAPLYRRNRTQLSVQEFLEPNGSEAAHSPNPEEIERKRAMCASYPSQGDFLQVFRIEPEIFRPQKQYDYWRPPHEGKLNYELWQWSMTGTQVSAKFEEFQNALKANATADGRGDSRIA, encoded by the coding sequence TTGGAAACCCTGTTGGGCCGGACGCTGGTGCTGGTCGCTCATCCCGACGACGAGTGCATCACCTGCGGCGGCCTGCTGCAGCGCATGCGCGACCCCGTCGTGGTTTACGCCACCGACGGCGCGCCCCAGGACCCTTACTTCTGGCAGAAGTATGGCAGCCGCGAAGCTTACTCGCGGATGCGCCAGGAGGAGTGTCGCCACGCGCTGGCGCAGGTCGGCGTGCGCGAGATCGTCTTCCTCGCCAACCTGGAGCCACGACTCGTTGACCAGGAGTTGTTCCAGAACCTTGCCGCAGCCTACGAACTGCTCGCGCACGAAGCGAGACAGCTGCAGCCGCAGGCGATACTGACCATGGCATACGAAGGCGGTCATCCGGATCACGACAGTTGCAGCCTGCTCGCCCACGAACTGGGGAAGCACCTGGCAATTCCGGTCTGGGAAGCGCCTCTCTATCGCCGTAATCGAACCCAGTTGTCTGTGCAGGAATTCCTGGAGCCGAACGGATCCGAGGCCGCACATTCGCCGAATCCGGAGGAGATCGAGCGCAAACGGGCGATGTGCGCCTCGTATCCGTCGCAGGGAGACTTCCTGCAGGTCTTCCGCATCGAGCCAGAGATCTTCCGCCCGCAGAAGCAGTACGACTACTGGCGTCCACCGCACGAAGGCAAGCTGAACTACGAGTTGTGGCAGTGGTCGATGACAGGAACGCAGGTATCGGCGAAGTTCGAGGAGTTCCAGAACGCGTTAAAGGCGAATGCTACCGCGGACGGACGCGGAGATTCGCGGATCGCTTAA
- a CDS encoding 2,3,4,5-tetrahydropyridine-2,6-dicarboxylate N-succinyltransferase yields MHPLRQEIERLYALGAEAKNERSAIQTFHQFRDALTRGEIRSAQKDGDRWVTNVWVKEGILLGFRLGELESMDDGPALSFVDKGTYPTRRFSPADRVRVVPGGSSVRAGAYVAPGVICMPPMYINVGAYVDEGSLIDSHALVGSCAQVGKRVHLSAAAQIGGVLEPINASPVIIEDDVMIGGNCGIYEGTLVRRRAVLGAGTILTRSTPLFDIMKDEVYRATVDQPLTVPENAVVVPGSRAVTKGMAKEWGLSLYTPVIVKYRDEKTDKGVELEDILR; encoded by the coding sequence ATGCATCCGCTTCGCCAGGAGATTGAGCGCCTGTACGCCCTCGGCGCCGAGGCAAAGAACGAGCGCTCGGCAATCCAGACCTTTCACCAGTTCCGCGATGCCCTCACGCGCGGCGAAATCCGCTCGGCGCAGAAAGACGGCGACCGCTGGGTGACGAACGTCTGGGTGAAAGAGGGAATCCTGCTCGGGTTTCGGCTGGGTGAACTGGAGTCGATGGACGATGGACCGGCGCTGTCGTTCGTGGACAAGGGAACGTACCCGACCCGGCGTTTCTCGCCGGCGGATCGCGTGAGGGTTGTTCCGGGAGGTTCGAGCGTCCGAGCGGGAGCATATGTTGCACCGGGCGTTATCTGCATGCCGCCAATGTACATCAACGTTGGGGCATACGTAGATGAAGGCAGCTTGATCGATTCGCATGCGCTGGTTGGGTCGTGTGCGCAGGTTGGCAAGCGCGTGCATTTGAGTGCGGCGGCGCAGATCGGCGGAGTGCTGGAGCCGATCAACGCCTCACCGGTCATCATTGAGGACGACGTGATGATTGGTGGAAATTGCGGGATTTACGAAGGCACGCTGGTTCGGCGACGGGCGGTGCTCGGTGCAGGGACGATCCTGACCAGATCGACGCCGCTGTTCGACATCATGAAAGACGAAGTTTATCGCGCGACCGTTGACCAGCCGCTCACGGTCCCAGAGAACGCAGTCGTGGTGCCTGGCTCCCGCGCCGTAACGAAGGGCATGGCCAAGGAGTGGGGGCTATCGCTCTATACTCCGGTGATCGTGAAGTATCGCGACGAGAAGACAGATAAAGGAGTGGAGTTGGAGGATATTCTGCGGTGA
- a CDS encoding cation:dicarboxylase symporter family transporter, which yields MKTRSLYLTLAAFALWAVLAVVSRFVALPAHLLFSVRWIALGLFVVYGFYKRKLTAWILVAMAVGAAIGYDWPHVAVSLRVVASIFLRLIKTIIAPLLFATLVSGIAAHSDLKKVGRMGIKAILYFEAVTTIALFIGLAAINISKAGVGAHIPAPTGETLTAQKVAGSDIILHIFPENIAKSIAEGQILQVVVFSIIFGIALAMVREDRRRPMLAFTESLTEVMFKFTNIVMWFAPFGVGAAIAYTVGTTGLGILGNLAKLLATLYAALLVFIFGVLLPIAVLVKVPLRRFVSAVAEPFSIAFGTSSSEAALPRAMEAMEAMGVPRQTVAFVMPTGYSFNLDGSTLYLSLASIFVAQAAGVHLSLGRQLLLMLTLMLTSKGVAGVSRAAIVILLGTAGSFGLPTEPIFILLGIDQLMDMARTATNVLGNCLATVVVARWEGDFGKEQPSPAALNAAN from the coding sequence ATGAAAACCAGGTCTCTCTACCTCACTCTCGCTGCTTTCGCCCTCTGGGCCGTGCTCGCCGTCGTTAGCCGGTTTGTGGCACTGCCAGCGCATTTGCTGTTCAGCGTTCGTTGGATCGCCCTGGGATTGTTCGTCGTCTACGGATTCTACAAGCGGAAGCTCACGGCCTGGATCCTGGTGGCGATGGCGGTTGGCGCGGCTATCGGTTACGACTGGCCGCACGTCGCTGTCAGCCTGCGGGTAGTCGCATCGATTTTCCTGCGCCTGATCAAGACGATCATCGCGCCGCTGCTGTTCGCGACATTGGTCAGCGGGATTGCCGCGCATTCCGACCTGAAGAAGGTCGGACGCATGGGCATCAAGGCGATCCTTTATTTTGAAGCTGTCACCACGATCGCGCTGTTCATTGGGCTGGCCGCTATCAACATCAGCAAGGCCGGTGTAGGAGCGCATATTCCGGCTCCGACGGGAGAAACGCTTACCGCGCAGAAAGTCGCCGGGTCGGACATCATCCTGCACATCTTCCCGGAGAACATCGCCAAGTCAATCGCCGAAGGGCAGATCCTGCAGGTCGTCGTTTTCAGCATCATTTTTGGTATTGCGCTGGCGATGGTGCGCGAGGACCGGCGCCGACCGATGCTGGCGTTTACGGAGAGCCTGACCGAGGTGATGTTTAAATTCACGAACATCGTCATGTGGTTTGCACCGTTCGGAGTGGGTGCGGCGATCGCTTACACGGTCGGAACGACCGGGCTGGGGATTCTCGGAAATCTCGCGAAGTTGCTGGCGACGCTCTATGCCGCGCTGCTGGTATTCATCTTCGGTGTTCTTCTTCCTATCGCTGTACTGGTGAAAGTGCCGTTGCGCCGATTTGTTTCCGCTGTGGCCGAGCCGTTTTCGATTGCGTTCGGCACTTCCAGTTCCGAGGCAGCGCTTCCGCGGGCGATGGAAGCTATGGAAGCGATGGGCGTGCCTCGGCAGACAGTCGCTTTTGTAATGCCCACAGGCTACAGCTTCAATCTTGACGGCAGTACCTTGTATCTCTCGCTAGCCTCGATTTTTGTTGCGCAGGCGGCCGGTGTGCACCTCAGCCTCGGTCGGCAATTGCTGCTCATGCTGACGCTGATGCTCACGAGCAAGGGTGTGGCCGGGGTTTCTCGTGCAGCTATCGTGATCCTTCTCGGAACGGCAGGCTCGTTCGGTTTACCTACCGAGCCGATCTTCATTCTGCTCGGCATCGATCAACTGATGGACATGGCTCGAACGGCCACCAATGTTCTCGGGAATTGCCTTGCGACGGTGGTGGTGGCGCGGTGGGAAGGGGATTTCGGAAAGGAACAGCCGTCGCCAGCTGCGCTCAACGCGGCGAACTAG
- a CDS encoding EcsC family protein, with protein sequence MSEPTQKHGLTRRAVEAIAKRALKHAFKTIAVNPQEYLFKLRAAHDLPVQSYQGMFTLPVDVLDDLARQTIRAGMKMAAAEGAGFGLGGIFTLLPDLSILSAITMRTIQKLSLVYGFEFNTDEEQAELWVAAASAAGVDISRELLEKQVVNRFIPQVAQKIATQASADVAEKWAGRLIPLASSAIGAGLNYYFVRGWGRRAMAHFRSRHLETRAKMAERVQQTAG encoded by the coding sequence ATGAGTGAGCCGACGCAGAAACACGGACTAACCCGGCGCGCCGTAGAGGCCATCGCCAAGCGCGCTCTCAAGCACGCCTTCAAAACCATCGCCGTCAACCCGCAGGAATATCTATTCAAGCTACGCGCGGCTCATGACCTTCCTGTCCAGAGCTACCAGGGAATGTTCACCCTTCCGGTCGACGTGCTCGATGATCTCGCGCGCCAGACCATTCGTGCAGGAATGAAGATGGCCGCCGCCGAGGGCGCGGGGTTCGGATTGGGGGGGATTTTTACGCTGCTTCCCGATCTCAGCATCCTCTCGGCAATTACGATGCGGACGATCCAGAAGCTCAGCCTTGTCTATGGTTTCGAATTCAATACCGACGAAGAGCAGGCGGAGTTGTGGGTCGCAGCAGCGTCAGCCGCCGGGGTCGATATCAGCCGCGAGTTGCTGGAAAAACAAGTGGTGAACCGTTTCATCCCGCAGGTCGCTCAGAAGATCGCCACGCAGGCATCCGCCGATGTCGCGGAAAAATGGGCTGGACGTCTTATCCCTCTGGCGAGTTCGGCAATCGGCGCTGGTCTGAACTACTATTTCGTCCGGGGCTGGGGACGCCGCGCCATGGCCCACTTCCGCAGCCGTCACCTGGAGACACGGGCAAAGATGGCCGAACGTGTCCAGCAGACAGCAGGCTAG
- a CDS encoding ABC transporter permease — MNLSEILKRTFATLRAHKMRSFLTMFGIIWGIASVILLVGLGLGFKQDQKKRMETLGKDLVIIWAGRTSSQAGGLAAGREIEITIDDARLIRKECYRIKAISPELQRTVPQVSQFNSSARQVSGVWPSYQDFRSLILADGRYMTEEDEQEMRRVTILGWNAARQLFPGQNAIGATVAMAGYPYVVIGVLAEKKQNSNYSGPDNDMIYVPYSAMARDFPPPPEKGQIINRGTLSDIVMEVADPDEHDEAVMQVRRVLGRMHHFDPADKDALFIWDTMEFAKVLARIFDTITIFFGIVAVTTLALGGIGVMNIMLVAVTERTREIGVLKALGATRRDILNQFFSESAALTVISGVLGYAVGVGLCVLLKSAPLPDFVPKPIISPIAIVGSLVTLSLITVNAGMYPAQRAADMEPTECLRYE, encoded by the coding sequence ATGAACTTATCCGAAATCCTAAAACGAACGTTTGCGACGCTGCGGGCGCACAAGATGCGCAGCTTTCTCACGATGTTCGGAATTATCTGGGGCATCGCCTCCGTCATTTTGCTGGTGGGGTTGGGGCTTGGATTCAAGCAGGATCAGAAGAAGCGGATGGAGACGCTGGGCAAGGACCTGGTCATCATCTGGGCCGGGCGCACGAGTTCGCAGGCCGGAGGTCTCGCCGCCGGGCGCGAGATCGAGATTACGATCGACGACGCACGCCTTATTCGCAAAGAGTGTTACCGGATTAAGGCTATCAGCCCCGAATTGCAGCGTACGGTACCACAGGTGAGCCAGTTTAATTCCTCGGCGCGGCAGGTCTCCGGTGTGTGGCCGTCGTACCAGGACTTTCGTTCGCTTATTCTGGCGGACGGTCGTTACATGACCGAGGAAGATGAGCAGGAGATGCGGCGCGTGACGATCCTCGGGTGGAATGCCGCGAGACAACTGTTTCCGGGGCAAAACGCCATCGGGGCCACGGTCGCGATGGCGGGATATCCCTACGTCGTGATTGGCGTCCTGGCGGAGAAGAAGCAGAACTCGAACTATAGCGGGCCTGACAACGACATGATCTACGTTCCTTACTCGGCGATGGCGCGGGATTTTCCGCCGCCGCCTGAGAAGGGACAGATCATCAACAGAGGCACGCTCTCGGACATCGTGATGGAGGTGGCCGATCCCGACGAGCACGACGAGGCGGTAATGCAGGTGCGCCGCGTTCTCGGGCGCATGCATCATTTCGATCCGGCGGACAAAGACGCGCTCTTCATCTGGGACACCATGGAGTTCGCCAAGGTTCTGGCGCGAATCTTCGACACCATCACCATCTTCTTCGGGATAGTCGCAGTCACAACACTTGCGCTCGGCGGCATTGGCGTAATGAATATCATGCTCGTCGCTGTTACCGAGCGTACGCGGGAGATTGGCGTTCTGAAGGCGCTGGGCGCGACCCGGCGCGACATCCTCAACCAGTTCTTCAGCGAGTCGGCGGCGCTGACCGTGATCAGTGGAGTGCTGGGATACGCGGTTGGCGTCGGATTGTGCGTGCTCCTGAAGAGCGCGCCTCTGCCGGATTTCGTTCCGAAGCCGATCATCTCGCCTATCGCGATTGTCGGCTCGTTGGTCACGCTGTCGCTCATCACGGTGAATGCGGGTATGTATCCGGCGCAGCGGGCCGCGGACATGGAGCCGACCGAGTGTCTGCGGTACGAGTGA
- a CDS encoding ABC transporter permease, translating to MYWRQLIEQSWIALLRNRMRSVLTMLGIAWGVVSVVLLLAFGEGLGGGITRAVGNMGNNVIVLWPGQTSMQAGGQRAGRKVRYEYEDVEAIRQEVPIIRAVSAESTGNFGFKVGTRVVSIRTRGIEAPYPAMRNIKVAEGRMIEPAEYTERRPVVILGNAAAKRLFQGAPAVGQNVLIQGRSFEIIGVMGIKIQDSMYEGPDNEEAFIPYLLYNELKQAKYPDMIVIQPISAELHLQALQAARTVIARRHHFNPADTKATPDWDTVDSGQMLRAFTIGLEALLGIIGSLTLGVGGVGVMNIMLVSVTERTREIGLRKALGARQRQILVQFLLEALGISFVGGVLGMVFSWLLTVVIPPMPLYSAFYHTANHEGDIFLHASVQVMVISFAILGLVGITSGFWPALKASRLEPIEALRFE from the coding sequence ATGTATTGGAGACAACTGATCGAGCAAAGCTGGATCGCGCTGCTGAGAAATCGCATGCGCTCGGTGCTCACGATGCTGGGAATCGCCTGGGGCGTCGTTTCGGTTGTGCTCCTGCTGGCTTTCGGTGAGGGGCTCGGTGGTGGGATTACCCGGGCGGTCGGCAACATGGGAAACAACGTTATCGTGCTCTGGCCCGGGCAAACCAGCATGCAGGCCGGTGGTCAGCGCGCGGGACGCAAGGTTCGCTATGAGTACGAAGACGTGGAGGCGATCCGGCAGGAGGTCCCGATCATTCGTGCGGTGAGCGCCGAATCGACGGGCAATTTCGGTTTCAAGGTGGGTACGCGGGTTGTTTCCATCCGGACGCGCGGCATCGAAGCTCCGTATCCGGCCATGCGCAATATCAAGGTTGCCGAAGGGCGCATGATCGAACCAGCCGAATATACGGAGCGCCGCCCGGTCGTAATCCTCGGCAATGCTGCGGCGAAGCGGTTGTTCCAGGGAGCGCCTGCAGTTGGCCAGAACGTCCTTATTCAAGGCCGCTCGTTCGAGATCATCGGCGTCATGGGAATCAAAATCCAGGACTCGATGTATGAAGGTCCGGACAATGAAGAAGCATTCATCCCGTATCTGCTGTACAACGAACTCAAGCAAGCGAAGTATCCGGATATGATCGTCATTCAGCCAATCAGCGCGGAACTGCACCTCCAGGCCTTGCAGGCGGCGCGTACGGTGATTGCCCGTAGACATCACTTCAATCCCGCTGACACCAAGGCCACGCCTGACTGGGACACGGTCGACAGCGGCCAGATGCTTCGCGCGTTCACCATCGGTCTGGAAGCTCTGCTTGGGATTATCGGGTCGTTGACGCTCGGCGTCGGTGGTGTCGGGGTGATGAACATCATGCTCGTGAGCGTGACGGAACGCACGCGCGAAATTGGCCTGCGCAAGGCATTGGGTGCGCGGCAGCGCCAAATACTGGTTCAGTTCCTGCTCGAAGCGCTTGGGATCAGTTTTGTCGGCGGTGTTCTTGGGATGGTCTTTTCGTGGCTGCTGACAGTGGTGATTCCGCCGATGCCGCTTTACAGCGCCTTCTATCACACGGCGAACCACGAGGGCGACATCTTCCTGCACGCCTCGGTCCAGGTGATGGTGATTTCTTTCGCGATCCTCGGCCTGGTCGGTATTACGAGCGGTTTCTGGCCGGCGCTGAAGGCTTCGCGACTGGAACCGATCGAAGCGCTGCGATTCGAATAG
- a CDS encoding secondary thiamine-phosphate synthase enzyme YjbQ → MKSHTEYLTFKTPNHREYVHITPQVESILSRSGIKDGIVLVSAMHITAGVYVNDLEDGLIEDIDQWLEKLAPFKRDYHHHQTGEDNGDSHLKAILVHHQVILPVTKGKLDLGTWQRVFYAEFDGQRSKRVLVKVMGE, encoded by the coding sequence ATGAAATCGCATACCGAGTACCTGACCTTCAAGACCCCGAATCACCGCGAGTACGTTCACATCACCCCGCAAGTCGAGTCGATTCTCAGCCGTAGCGGCATCAAGGACGGCATTGTGCTGGTTTCGGCCATGCATATCACCGCCGGTGTTTATGTAAACGATTTGGAAGACGGTCTGATCGAAGACATCGATCAGTGGCTGGAAAAGCTTGCGCCATTCAAACGCGACTATCACCATCACCAGACGGGCGAAGACAACGGCGACTCGCATCTGAAAGCGATTCTCGTGCATCATCAGGTGATTCTGCCCGTCACGAAGGGGAAGTTGGACCTGGGAACATGGCAGCGCGTGTTCTACGCCGAGTTCGACGGGCAACGCAGCAAGCGCGTCCTGGTGAAAGTAATGGGTGAGTAG
- a CDS encoding putative Ig domain-containing protein translates to MKLKTTWIVTTAFLMSSLATAQTARLTIKTETLPVGLAGTAYKTRLVADGGRQPYLWSVPEANLPPGLRLDEKSGTLFGVPTAAGEFHLTLVLADSSVPRNQVERKYTLAIRAALTIRWIEPPRVAGDAIRGRMEVTNGTGQSLDQTVIVLAVNSYGKAFALGYQHFTLAPQTESPPIPFESTLPYGTYVVNADAVGEVKASGAIYRTRMETGALAVRRP, encoded by the coding sequence ATGAAACTGAAGACAACATGGATCGTCACGACAGCCTTCCTGATGTCGAGCCTCGCAACCGCCCAAACCGCTCGCCTGACGATCAAGACCGAAACCCTGCCCGTGGGTCTCGCTGGAACGGCATATAAGACTCGGCTGGTCGCCGATGGTGGCCGCCAGCCTTACTTATGGAGTGTCCCCGAAGCCAACCTCCCGCCAGGACTTCGGCTGGACGAGAAATCCGGCACCTTATTCGGCGTGCCCACCGCTGCAGGCGAATTCCATCTCACCCTCGTGCTGGCGGACTCGAGCGTTCCGCGCAACCAGGTCGAGCGCAAATACACGCTGGCGATCAGGGCGGCCCTTACGATTCGGTGGATCGAACCACCGCGAGTTGCAGGAGACGCCATTCGCGGCCGCATGGAGGTCACGAACGGAACTGGGCAGTCGCTCGACCAGACCGTCATCGTGCTCGCGGTCAACAGCTACGGGAAGGCGTTTGCCCTGGGATATCAGCACTTCACTCTTGCTCCCCAAACCGAGAGCCCACCTATCCCATTCGAATCGACCCTGCCGTACGGGACCTACGTTGTAAACGCAGATGCGGTAGGCGAGGTGAAAGCCAGCGGCGCGATCTACAGGACGCGGATGGAAACGGGAGCGCTGGCGGTCCGGCGCCCTTAG